Proteins from a genomic interval of Quercus robur chromosome 9, dhQueRobu3.1, whole genome shotgun sequence:
- the LOC126699245 gene encoding uncharacterized protein LOC126699245 encodes MAHQSSGDPAWAHARAGASSASVASAPARSDDPAWAHARAVPNAKNNTICLHCNKLIKGGGITRLKYHLAGIRGQVEPCKKASSDIRFQMKQMIEDLKKSKQTKKRIQLEIGNPYDIDEEDDEEEEDDEVRVVEKSPPQTLGKRKSRGKDVDNDVSQIRGKKKIKSYFAPRTTPGAQPSIRSALATKAMIDNAKMSVARWWYHSNVPFYASQSPYYQPMIDSVAAIGPGFKGPSFYELRGPLLKNAVHEVNDFLLDIKNDWKVYGCSLMSDGWTNQKQQPIMNFLVYCPRGAMFLKSIDTSGLTKDADTLFNIFDSVVQEIGVEYIVQLITDNASAYKKAGKKLQQKYGTLFWSPCAAHCIDLMLENIANPRWFPLIDEAIKKAKKITKFIYNHGVVLDLMRQDFTNGRELCRPAITRFATNFLSLQSMLRFKKELRQMFTCDKWLSCPHAKTAVGKEISKIVLEDYAFWSQCKHIVKVSEPLVRVLRLVDGDEKPAMGYLYEAMDKAKEEIKRRLKNKVSLYGHYVRVIDTRWDKQLHSPLHAAGCFLNPAIYFRPSFKRQNEVQRGLLSTLMRLVPDPDIQDKISSQLDEYKKSIGDFGTSLAIRQRERLNPVSWWEQFGLGAPDLQSFAIRVLSQCCSATGCERNWSTFEYVHSKKRNRLEHKRVNDLVFVHYNLRLRERNIQRNKYAMDPISLDNIDLMGDWVAEEPTLLNPDDINWDCLNEVNVEEDAEFETIDVDDDDDDDNNNEHVLTNLPMGASSSCGSSFDDEFDPFFMDDEEEE; translated from the exons ATGGCTCATCAAAGTTCAGGGGATCCCGCATGGGCTCATGCCCGTGCAGGTGCTTCCTCTGCTTCTGTGGCCTCTGCCCCTGCAAGATCAGATGATCCCGCTTGGGCTCATGCTCGTGCAGTGCCTAATGCAAAAAATAACACTATATGTTTGCATTGTAATAAGTTGATTAAAGGGGGTGGTATTACTAGACTTAAGTATCATCTTGCTGGGATTAGGGGTCAAGTTGAACCATGTAAAAAGGCTTCATCTGATATTAGGTTTCAAATGAAACAAATGATTGAAGACTtgaaaaaatctaaacaaactAAAAAGAGGATTCAATTAGAAATTGGGAACCCATATGATATTGATGAGGAGgatgatgaggaggaggaggatgatGAGGTTAGGGTTGTTGAAAAGAGTCCCCCTCAAACATTAGGTAAACGAAAATCTAGGGGAAAGGATGTTGACAATGATGTGAGTCAAAtaagaggaaagaagaaaattaagagTTATTTTGCTCCTAGAACAACCCCCGGTGCTCAACCCTCTATAAGAAGTGCTTTGGCTACAAAAGCAATGATTGATAATGCAAAAATGAGTGTGGCAAGATGGTGGTATCATTCTAATGTACCCTTTTATGCATCTCAGTCACCTTATTATCAACCTATGATTGATTCCGTTGCTGCTATTGGGCCGGGATTTAAGGGGCCTTCTTTTTATGAGTTGAGGGGACCCCTTTTGAAAAATGCTGTCCATGAagttaatgattttttgttAGATATAAAAAATGATTGGAAAGTATATGGCTGTTCACTGATGTCTGATGGGTGGACAAATCAAAAGCAACAaccaataatgaattttttggtGTATTGTCCAAGGGGAGCCATGTTCTTAAAATCAATTGACACTTCAGGCCTTACAAAGGATGCTGATACTTTGTTTAATATATTTGATTCTGTTGTTCAAGAAATTGGTGTGGAATATATTGTGCAATTGATTACAGATAATGCTTCTGCCTATAAAAAAGCTGGAAAAAAATTACAGCAGAAGTATGGTACTTTGTTTTGGTCTCCTTGTGCAGCTCATTGCATAGACTTGATGTTGGAGAATATTGCTAATCCTAGGTGGTTCCCTCTTATTGATGAAGCAattaaaaaggcaaaaaagataacaaagttCATTTACAACCATGGAGTTGTTTTAGACTTGATGAGGCAAGACTTTACAAATGGAAGAGAGTTATGTCGTCCTGCAATTACAAGGTTTGCCACTAACTTCTTAAGTCTACAAAGCATGCTAAGGTTCAAAAAAGAGCTTAGACAAATGTTCACTTGTGATAAATGGCTTTCATGCCCTCATGCTAAGACCGCCGTTGGGAAGGAGataagtaaaattgttttggaaGATTATGCATTTTGGTCTCAATGCAAGCACATAGTGAAAGTTAGTGAGCCTTTAGTTAGAGTACTTCGTCTTGTTGATGGGGATGAGAAACCTGCTATGGGGTATTTGTATGAAGCAATGGACAAAGCAAAAgaggaaataaaaagaaggtTGAAGAACAAAGTTTCTTTGTATGGACATTATGTTAGAGTTATTGATACTAGATGGGACAAACAACTTCATAGTCCTCTGCATGCAGCAGGTTGCTTTCTTAACCCTGCAATATACTTTAGGCCTTCATTTAAAAGGCAAAATGAAGTTCAAAGAGGGTTGCTAAGCACTCTAATGAGGTTGGTTCCCGATCCTGACATTCAAGACAAAATAAGTTCACAACTTGATGAgtacaaaaaatcaattggtgacTTTGGCACATCACTAGCAATCCGCCAACGAGAGAGACTAAATCCAG tTTCATGGTGGGAGCAATTTGGACTTGGAGCTCCAGACTTACAATCATTTGCCATTCGTGTGCTAAGTCAATGTTGTAGTGCAACCGGTTGTGAGAGAAATTGGAGCACATTTGAGTATGTTCactcaaagaagagaaatagaTTGGAACATAAACGAGTAAATGATTTGGTCTTTGTCCATTATAATTTGAGGCTTCGAGAAAG GAACATTCAAAGGAATAAATATGCAATGGATCCTATAAGCTTGGATAACATTGACTTGATGGGAGATTGGGTGGCTGAAGAACCTACACTTCTTAATCCAGATGACATAAATTGGGATTGCCTTAATGAAGTGAATGTGGAAGAGGATGCTGAATTTGAAACTATTGATgttgatgacgatgatgatgatgacaacaACAATGAACATGTCTTGACAAATCTTCCAATGGGTGCTAGTAGTTCTTGTGGGagttcttttgatgatgaatttgatCCATTTTTCATGgatgatgaggaggaggagtag